Below is a window of Malus domestica chromosome 13, GDT2T_hap1 DNA.
gagatgaagaaaggttatgtatgtctgccttgcaatggagggtgaaggttgacatttataggaattaataaccggtactattctttcactcttgtcggcaaccgttggatgatttagcagtaaacttcacgtgccttctacttcacaagaaatcttcgacagattgctcgtaattttcgcaaggctaagtgtgcatgtgacaggcgttGACACGTCtgaaaaagcaagtgcctcttcgatatttggaatcggtgcttcgacaaactgcccgttaTTTCCGCAAAgatgagtgtgcatgtgacagatgctgacacgtctggaaaagcagatgcctctccgatttctgagcttgcctcttcgagttctgagctcgcctctttgagttctgagctccgtcgagtgcagaggttgcatgtgacaagtgtggacaaatttggaaaagaagattggcccgtggtttctgagcaagcccagcttttgagaaagctagcgccacttcgatttttgaattggcctattcgatttctgagcttgcctcttcgatttctgagctagccttttcgatctctgaaatcccatcgagtgctgatttttatagaggcgtgcagttcgtttcaaagcacacttaaaTTTCTACcagtagaaactcccttcattgcacttctaagatctcgatttgtccgacctcttctttcttcaacacctttgaaaatgtctggcccctccgactgtcgttttgacttgaaccttggtgaagaggcatccatgccttctccagacaacatatggcgcccatccttcatatcccttactggtcctcttactgttagggattcggtgatgaaaaatgatatgactgctgcggtggtggcccggaaccttgtcactcctaaagataacagactactttccaaatgatctgatgagttggctgttaaggattctctggctctcagtgtgcagtgtgcaggttctgtgtccaatatggcccaacgtctatttgcttgaacccgtcaagttgaataattggcggctgaagtgatgagtctcaaacaggagattagagggctcaagcatgagaataaatagttgcacatgcttgcacacaactatgctacaaacatgaagaggaagattgaccagatgcaggaatctgatggtcagattttacttgatcatcagaggtttgtgggtttgttccaacaacatttgccttcgtcttctggggctgtaccgtgtagtgaagctccaaatgatcaacctccgatacctcatCCTTCTgtggctctgccgactgctgaggctctgccgactactgagacttctcctaagcagcctttgtgaaggctatctcttgtatttttctgcctcctgttcattttcacgaattttaatgtaaaagtaccttgcatatctatcaatgtttaaaaaataaacccacaccaaaaacaattaaacaagcaacaaataaaaatgacaatcatggcaaaataaaaatgcagaaaagggaaggtttttagaaacgcaaaattgattgtggagcgattcaaagatcttcctttttttttaatacatgggttacctcccaagaagcgcttgctttaacgtcttctagccggacgaaacttccatttaagcttgaataaggcccacgacatggagtgGTATGTCCTCTACGGCATGCTCCTCAAAATACTCATACATTGGCTCTATGAATGGAAGGGGATAGTAATCCTTCCCGATTGGGGCGTTGAGCATCCTTAGGTCAATGTAATCATTCCCACCAGCTTGGATTCGATTGGGgacctgcaccatacaaggtaacaacctattagttgaaatgggaattgaaattggaatAGGTGGTTTACCAATGTGTTGCAATGAAGTGACAGCACTGTAAACAGATTTtccaaatgtgctttcggcCAGATTATGCATTTGGAGGTTAGTGGTATGTTCTTTGTGCTCCACTCCAATTTCCTCTTCGTTGGTGGTTGGAAATTCATCCTTCTTGGTTGGTGTTGAAGGTTCTTGTCCTATGTTTTCAACTACATCAATGgtaaaacaagaacgaacattaGTAAGATTCACATTAGATTCAGGAATTTTAAAgtgaatcatatcaccaccaaatgccattgttaatgctcccttggccacatcaatcttagtttgagctgttttcatgaaaggtcatcCAAGTAAGATTGATGGTGGTGGAGAGTGGGCTgcatcctccatgtcaagcacatagaaatctgcaggaaaaatcaaatggtctacctgcaccaaaacatcctccaaaactcctttcgggtaGGCATTAGATCGATTGGCTAGTTGAATAAcaacaccatcatgtttaagctctcctagattcatagatgcataaacagaatatggcatgacattaattgatgcacctagatctagcatagcatgttcaaacctcGTATTttcaataacacaagggatagtgaaactaattggatctttgcatttgggtggcagcttcctttgcaacattgcagagacattctcattcacatgtaccacctctttctcccaaatccggttccttgttgtgcaaagcttctttaaaaacttagcgtaCTTCGGGATTTGTTTGATGGCATCTAAGAGTGGAATATTGACTTGTACTTTTCTGAATGTTTCAAGGAtgtctttttctttcaaaattttgGGTCTCCATTTTTGGCTTTAATTCATCGTTTCTGATTGAATGTGCACCGTTTGCTATTTCTCCCCTCTGTTTCTTTGAACGTTGGGAACCTTTAAATTCCTACCATGGCCTGTTGTAATATTCTGGCATATTTATGGGAATTAGGTTGGAGATTTGGGTTATGCTTCAGAACTTGGAAATTATGCAGAGTATAGTGGAGCTCCAAATGAGGAAGAGGTGTTGCAATATGCAAGAGTTGTGGTCGATGTAAGAAGCTTTTCTTATCTTAAGAAAACCTCTTTCTTCTCTTACGAAaacctctttcttctctcttgctcacacacacacacttccaCTCGTATGTACTTCGTCTGACTACTCAAGTTGCAACCATTACATGTAGCATACACTAACTGCCAATAAAAATCTCATATATTGCAGTGTGCAACAGCTGATCCAGATGGTCGTAAAAGAGCTCTAATAATTGGAGGTGGTATAGCTAATTTCACAGACGTAGCTGCTACATTCAGTGGAATTATTAGGGCCCTAAGGGAGAAGGTACCACCACATTTTGACATTCATATCATATAGATAGATTGGCCTAGttggtttattttgttttttatgctCAAACTGTTTCTCTTTTGCGACATCAAAGGAATCCAAGCTAAAAGCGGCAAGAATGCATATATTTGTGAGAAGGGGCGGTCCAAATTATCAAACTGgtttggcaaagatgcgtgctTTGGGGGAAGAACTCGGAGTTCCTCTTGAGGTATGCGAGGACTTTCTGGTTTTGACATTTGATATCAGTTGTTAACAAGCCTTACTCTTGAAGAACATTAAAAGGGTGAtgtaaaacacaaatagattatAAGTTACGGGCTGCCAGCCTGACGTCGTTTCTCAATGCAGGTTTATGGCCCTGAGGCAACAATGACCGGAATTTGCAAGCAAGCAATTGAGTGCATCGTGGATGAAGCTTAAGAGTTTCTTGGTTCTTTGTATTATTTTTCAACCCTCGAAGTGTGTGTTATGATTTGGCCAAAAAGGCAAAAAGTGTGAATTGTGAGTTTATCCTGGCAAGATGAGCCGCATAATTTCTTCAGTTTTCCAATCTTTTCAACTATTGTGACTTATTTGTGATGATGGTTACATTGTGTTCTGTTTTGAAAGTAAATGGTCGCATTGCTTTCCTTCCTATCCCTCCGTTTTCTGCCCCTTATTTCAAGTTTAAACAAGTAAGAGGTAAtaagcaaaagaaaatatttgtCACAAAAATTATACAGATCTTTGAGGAATGAGGAAGTgagtaatttttatttttaaacaacgATATTCTACATGTAAGGGGATGTCGATAGTCTACTATGAGGGGAGGGGATGGATTGGGCTAAGAGAAAGTCTAAGATCCATGTGTTTGTTAATTTGAATCTAGGATGTTCGATTTTATGACTTGTTATTGTTCAATAGATATTAGAGAATTTGAAATGTCATCATCTAGTTCTGaatgaatgtgttttaattttttcatatttattaCTTTACAACTTTACGGAATTAATTTTCACATCCTTATTTTTCTCTTACACGCTACTTTTCATCTCTCACTTGTGTtggataaataaaaataaagaatcaAATGACGAAGTTGCATTGCAAGTTTTTCCTGGCATATATATAGAGGTAATTTAGCCCAAGGTCAATATAAACTTTACTTAAGCCATATATCTAtgacatatttttattttagacttaatcaatgatatatttttattaattaggcaTAGGTCAATGATGAATGCCACATAGGCTTTAGGTCATTATAAAATCCATGAAAACACCAAAATACCCtccgaagaaaaagaaaggaagaagaagatgccgCCGATTTTTACATACAACGAGCGAACgatggagagaaagagagagagtgacgatggagaaaagagagggagaggcAGAACCAGaacagaaggaagaggaagagcaGGTAATGAATCCATGGATGGTGTCGGCCAAAGGTGGCGGGAAAATCGACTACAACAAGCTCATCGACCAGTTTGGCTGCTAGAGAATCGACCAGTTGCTCGTCAACCGCATCTGACACCTCATTGACTGTTCTCCCCACATCTTCTTCTGCCGCGATGTCTACTTTGCCCATAggtcccccctctctctcttttaagttttcttcttttttttttgaaaaaattgcaaaaattgAATTAGGGGTTGAATTTCGAATTTCTTAGATTGAATTGTCGAGGAAAGGCTTTATTTTAGGCGGCCAGGGTTTGGAATTAGAGGCGAAGCATGGGGATTTAAAGGGGGTGTTAAGCCAGGTGTCGAGGATCTCGATGACAGAGTCGGGTGACGTGGACATGCTTGAGACGGCAAGGACGTTGGAGTTATTGATGGATCAGGCGTTCTGGGCGTCAAAAGGAGTGAGGCACATGGTAGCAAATACGCCGGGAAACTTGGTGGCGAAGATTGAGACTCCGACGCCGTAAAAGTACATTAACGTAAAAGCACAACATGACATAGACACTGCAACGAAGTGTCTGAATTCACATAACAAGAAACAAACACTGCGTTGCAATGTCTAAATCCACAAACCTATTTGAAATCACATAATAGGAAACAGACACTGCAACGAAGTGTCTGAATCCATAGAACTAGAAACAGACAATGCGTTGCAATGTTTGAATCCACAAACCTATTTAAATCTGAATGCACAATCACAGAATAGGAAACAGACATTGCAACAAAGTGTCTGAATCCACAAACCTATTTGAATCCGAATGCACAATCACAGAATAGGAATCTGAATCCACAAACCTATTTGAATCCGAATGCACAATCACAGAATAGGAAACAGACATTGCGTTGCAGTGTTTGAAAAATGAAGGTTGAAGGTGGTGGGAGGCAGGGGAGGTTGAAGGTGGTGGGACGCGCGATTTACAATGAAGGAGATGGAaacttttagtgttttaaatggTAATGACAtcatttgtaattttaatttaattgaggTGTTTTAATATATCTTAAAATCATTGACTTATTTATAATTCTAATAAATTTGATTGACCTATTGTTAATATCATAActtttaattgattttatacAAAATCACCCTATATATAAAATATGATGATGACACACTTTTACCCTTAAATGTAAAAAGCGAAAAACCCACTTTGCCCATCTATAACCGCCTTGTGACTTTCTCAGTCTCACTTTGCTCGTTTCCGTGAGCAATGGCGCGTAGTGGTTTAGACCTCGGCGCTCCCAACGGTGCATTTAGCTCCGCTCAAATTTCAGAACACAAAGAATCGACTAGTCCGAGCTACATCAACGACGACGACGGCGATGACGGTGGCGTGCAAGTCACGTGCTTCAGTGAGGTTGTCAACGAAACCACCTTCCACCTCCAAATCATCCGCCTTCTCAAGCAGGTTCGTCTTCCATCCTCATCTCTCCccttttttgttcaatttcctccagaatttttttgttcaatttaatgCTGAATTGAACTGCCCAAGTCAAAATTCGGGCAACAAAATTCGTTCAATTTGTTGGTTAGAAAAATTTATGCATATGGAGTCTACTACCAAGGTGACCCCTAGGGTAAATCTCTAGGGTAAGGCTCATTGTAATCTTTAGGGTAAGGGTATGTAAATCACCTTTCCCTTGATTTAAGGGAGGAGACTGATTGGGGTAATGTCTTAGGTAGGTAACATGCCTTATTCTTTCTTGTCGGCTGCTTGCTGCAACCATCCTTCCCAtctcttttccctctctcttctcataTATACCCAGACTCACTCTTGTACAAACATACATGAAATATACATTGAAACTTTAAACCAGAAAATCTACAAAAAGGGTTAGAAGTCAAGCAACCAAGTACCAACTtgtaattgaaaattaatataaaaaaatgaattaaccAAACATTTAGAAAGATCCAAATGTTGAAgcccaaaaacacaaaaaagacaaaaaatattGAATTGTATTACAAACCATGGATTAGATAGTGATCCCAAAAACCAAATATAACCAATAAGCACAAGTTCCATCATTAGTAAAAACCGATCAATTCATTGATTTTCATATGAGTGATACAAGTATTGGTATACAAAAGCAACATGAGGAGATAAGCCTCCAGGacgtgtaggattacaatgcagaGCAACTAAAAGATAAACATTACAATTGAGAGCATTAATATCCTAATATCCAATAAACAGTAgcttatatttttaatttttaaaactacTCAAGTACAGAGCACTCACTGCTCTGGATTCAAAGAGAACCTCACACAATAAAATTGCTTCTCCATAAAACATAAATGATAGCTCTTGGAATTGACTGCAGAGTATAAAGTGGTAGCTTAAACAATTATGTATGGTTCAATTTCAAAGCATTTACGAAGCCTAAAATTACTAAACCTTCCTTTCTTATTAACTTGTATAAGCAACAAGCCAAAAAGATTTTACCTTTAAATAGCAAGAAAAACAGAAGCATCCCAGAAAAATAATTTCATCCTACAAATTCacagcaaaaagaaaaatactgaAAAATAAAAGGCAAATAGAAAActgattaaaaaaaatcctCCATATTTAATAATAATCAAGTTAAAGAATCCCCAATCACAGAATAATAAAGCCATGCACAAATACATATAGATTTAGCAAAATCAAACCCAAATTGGAGGCTGCGGAGTGCGAATGTGCAGGTGGAGGGGCTACTGGAGAAAAGTACTTGtaaattcaaaaccaaatttatataaaaataaaataaaaatttgaaaaaaaaaaattcaaccttAGAACATTGGGAGAAAAAACGGCAGTCTCGTGTGTTTGAGAGAGGAAGATTTAGTGTCGATTTGAGTTTTGGTGGAATGGATCTCTCCGGTTCTTGAATTTTCGGTGGTGGACAACAAGCGACGTGGAGATCAGGCCATGGACCGCGACAAAGCGATGGAGAGAGGGGTTAGTTGTTTGGGTAAATAAATTTGGGTATCCTGTTGGGTCACGGTGGTGTGAAAGAAACGAGCAATCTGAAgggcagagagaaagaaaggggaAGGTGAAGTGGAATGGTCTAGAATTTCACTTGTTTGATATTTCATTCTGGTGCTATAATTTCCTGCGTATTTTTTGTTAGGTGCAGAGTGGGAAAGTTTAGGCGTGAAGCTAGAAACTATTATTTACGACGTACCATTCGTGCCATAAAAAGTAGGGacccaaatatataaaaaattcaatttacgACATAACGAAATGCTttaaaagagaaggaaagtgtGTCGTGTAAATTGTCAAATACGACACACAACGGTTACGccataaatatttttattcgACTTGCACAAAAGTGATGCCGTGAATGCTAGATTATGTGCAAGTATTACAACATGAACTTTATGAATGTCGTGAATAATATCATTTAAGGCATGCTAGTACTGTACGCCATATATTTCAAGTCGTAAAAGACCCAAATTGTTCTAGAGTTTGTTTCAAAAATGATTGAAATGcattttttgttcaaaaatatGGTTGAGCGCCAAGTGTATCGAGTCTTGACCAGTAATGTCAAACGACTAAcatattatacatatactaaaacccaaacttgGGTGCACTGTTTTTCACTGTTCGTGAACAGTAAAATGACGGAAATGCCTTCCAAATTTTTCCCATCAGCAGTATCTTTTAGCTTTTCTACAGTACATTGACGATTCTGCCTTTGAACACCACGCGTCTGTCATTGGTGGTTCTTCCACTCCATTTCTACTCCGCCTTTTCTTTGggttcccttctctctctctctctcaccattTTCAGCTTTTCCTTATTTTGGAGCCTAGGTTTTTTCTCTCTCCCACGCCTTCGTTGTTTTCGCTATCCGTCCTTCACGTCTTTGTCTCGTCGATTATTCACGGCCGTTTTCTTCTCGGAAAACTAACGATCTCTGGTGAGTTTTTTTGCAGTTCTTGCCGTgtctcatttcaattttttttttcgttgttTGAGTGTGGCTTTGCGATGCGGTTTGATTTTTGGTTTCAGGAAAAGTTATCGATGCGATCTAAGGTGTTTTGGTGAGTTTTCTGCTTTTCTGATTGTATGTTGTTTGATTCTTTTTTCGTGCTTTGGGTCTGCCTTTCTGATCTGCTTTCATATTTGGTTTTAGCAAAAGAAGTTGTTTGAATTTTGGCCTTTCTGTCTGCAACCTTGCAAGCTGTTTGCGATCAAGgtatttaacttttttttttttttttggtgttggTTCTTTCTCCGATGATGGTTTGTTTGACTGGTCAGAAactgaaataaataaattatgagaTTTAAACTGAATTATGCTTCATTTAATTAAATCTTTGGTTTTGTTGGGTTGTCATTGTTTGCCCTGTTCTAAACTTATATGTCTTGGGTTGTCAATTTTTTTCGGTTGtcattttttccttttattttctgctgGAAGCACTATTATATTCATGCTAATTTTGATGAAAAGGAAATGTGTGTTTAATTGAAGGATTAAATATGTATGAAGCAGGACATAGTATGCTATAAtacatttttccttttattctcTGTTTCTTCGTTGTCAATTTCATAGGATTTGGGTTTGGGCAGATCAATCCTGCAAACCGCTTCAATAACATGTCTTGGAACTCAATTGGCCACTATCAGCGCAACCTCCATATTCTTGGTAAAACACCAGAACCAATCATCTCATGGCTTGAAAAGGAGGGAAAGACTAATCCAGGGCCATGACATAGCATTAACTCATCAGACATAATCAACGTTTGGAAATGCTttgtcttatttttttatttgattaacaattcaaacttATCTTTATATTTATTAGTATCTTGATTTCCTTGACAATTCAACCATATCTTTTTTGTGTTTCTGTTTTTCTGggtgtttaattttatttgaatttcttAATTTGTTCAAAGGATGCTTTGGTTAGTGGCCatcttatttaattatttttttttcttttggttttttagcACCAATGGtattggtgaatggtgaagaGGTTTGTATGGGTTCATATATCTTAAACATGTAGTGAGAAGTGAGGgttttgttttagtattttagatAATTTGAGGAACATGTAGATACTATGATTTGTGGTTGCTTTCTTAAACCATGATAAAGCAGTCCATGTAATTTTAACATAGATATAATTTTTTATCTAATGCATGagtatatgaaatgttaataCGATAAGATTTAAAATGCAAAGAGAGACAATGAACCAtgtttgatattttgtttgtgttggTTGTTTTAAATTTGAGCTTTTTTGAGTTGGATTTATGTGTTTTGTTTAAGATATCATTTTTGGTTTATGAATGGTTTGCCAGTGCAAaagtttgcatatttttttatgGTTGGATTCATGGGTTGTCTTAAGCTTTGAAGTTCTTAGTTTTTATCAAGAAATTTAATTTGGGTTTCATTTATTTGTGAAACTAGCACTTTTTTTGTGAAGATTTTCAGTAAATGATTGCTTATTTGGCTTTAAATTTGATCTCTTTAAATTTCCAGGTTGTCCTAGACTTTTTCAACAGTGCAGAGTTGTCTTCGGCAGAACTCGATAGCAACTCTAGGTCAGTCTGAATTGCCAGTAGAtatgatttttctttaatttattcatcTTCTTTCGAATTTATGTGCAAATATTTTTGAAGCCCAAGTGTAAAGTATAAGTGTGGGTGTGGACACCCAATATGACTTTTACATGGTGTTGCTATCTTCTATTTGACAGAATTATATTGGGGACTGTCTAAATTTTGGTTTTAGCTGCAGATGAAGCGAAATCAAAAGGTTATAAATTAGAggtataatttaattattatatttgatgcatcatttgattAAATGAATATAGTAGGAACATTGATTTGACGTATGTGCTTTCGTAaggaaaactaaattttgtGTGTTTATAAGTGTGTATATActcaatatttattttaattacaaTGGAATTGACTGAAAATTATGGAGAATTAGTGTCAGTTTACACACATAAAGAAATAGAAGGAAAATGTAAGTAAAGAAAAATTAGAATGTAATACATAATATCtttatctgtgtgtgtgtgtgtgtgtgtaagggATTGATGACTAAATGTGCTACGTGAAGAGATTGCTTATTTCGTTAGTTAAGGGCAGCACTTGATAGAAGCATAACCAAACCCAGGTAAGAGTCACATTTTGGTTGCCTTCCTATccttattttttgtatttttcactcAGCTCTATGTTGTTAACTGCAAATTTTGGTATTTTGTTCCCTTTAGTTTTATCTGC
It encodes the following:
- the LOC139190784 gene encoding uncharacterized protein; protein product: MLQRKLPPKCKDPISFTIPCVIENTRFEHAMLDLGASINVMPYSVYASMNLGELKHDGVVIQLANRSNAYPKGVLEDVLVQVDHLIFPADFYVLDMEDAAHSPPPSILLG